From Lysinibacillus sp. SGAir0095, the proteins below share one genomic window:
- a CDS encoding efflux RND transporter permease subunit — MKGLVNFVLKNKLAVWLLTIIITVSGIYSASRMKMESIPDISIPYLIVMGVYPGATPEQVMNELSIPMEKAVEGLEDVNAIYSSSSSNVSQIQVEYEYGVDMDEKKRQLESALDGVTLPEEVESPTIMAISMNMMPVVALSVSSTEEDIVDLTSTVEDILLPKIEKIDGVASATITGQHIEEVEFTFDDAKMASLGLTEDTVKQMVQASDMALSLGLYEFVEGEEAVSVDGDIQTVDQLKEMLIPVTPTAENPTPFVKLTDIAKIETVGKVQSVSRTNGEDAIAIQIVKGQEANTVTVVNAVKDLMEEEEANIDGLVVDLSLDQGKPIEDSVFSMVEKAVFGGLIAVLIILLFLRDFKSTIISIISIPVSIFMALLLLNWLDITLNIMTLGAITVAIGRVIDDSIVVVENIYRRMHLKEEKLRGRALIREATIEMFKPILSSTLVTVAVFAPLLFVGGMVGELFMPFALTMAFALGASLLVAITIVPALSHFLFRKKLYGEKTEKAHKEVGKLALWYKGVLEKSLNHKWITSIIAIVILVGSLALTPLIGFSFMGSAEEKVMYLTYTPSAGELAEETETNIEKVEQELLKREDIDVLQLSITDATNTDPSAMMMGGGGGALMYLIFDPDMKDFPEVREEIEEYVFNIGQSGEWKSQNFTSMSMSSNEVSYTLYSEDLDDLMTAVDQVENALGEVKNLEDITSDAEDPYVENVFKVSQEHVLQYGLTTAQIVMALSNTGSDEVLTQVENDGDEIEVIIQREAKAAPESVDDILNTEIPTAVGTNMPLSELVELEKGTTLNTLSRSAGEYYATVSGTIIGDDISVASGEADEKIADLDLPKGVTSGVAGVAADMAETFTQLGVAMIAAILIVYFILVVTFGEGLAPFAILFSLPFTVIGAFIGLFVTNHTISVQVMMGLLMLIGIVVTNAIVLVDRIIHMERDGMVMREAILEAGATRLRPILMTAIATIGAMMPMALGVGGGGGLMSADLAITVIGGLLSSTLLTLVIVPIVYELLSKMLKKNRKDIEED, encoded by the coding sequence GTGAAGGGTTTAGTAAATTTTGTACTGAAAAATAAACTAGCTGTATGGTTGCTAACAATTATTATCACGGTATCTGGTATTTATTCCGCTTCAAGAATGAAGATGGAGTCAATCCCTGACATCTCAATTCCTTACTTAATTGTTATGGGTGTCTATCCAGGTGCTACCCCAGAACAAGTAATGAACGAATTGTCGATCCCGATGGAAAAGGCTGTTGAAGGCTTAGAGGACGTTAACGCAATTTACTCAAGTTCTTCATCAAACGTCTCACAAATTCAGGTTGAATATGAATATGGCGTTGATATGGATGAGAAAAAACGTCAATTAGAATCAGCACTTGATGGTGTTACTCTACCTGAAGAAGTAGAATCACCTACGATTATGGCAATTAGCATGAATATGATGCCGGTTGTTGCGCTTTCAGTTAGTAGTACTGAAGAAGATATTGTTGATTTAACGTCAACTGTTGAAGATATCCTACTGCCAAAGATTGAGAAAATTGATGGTGTAGCTTCTGCTACTATTACTGGACAACATATTGAAGAAGTAGAATTTACATTTGATGATGCGAAAATGGCTTCACTTGGCTTAACAGAAGATACTGTAAAGCAAATGGTTCAAGCGAGTGATATGGCTTTATCATTAGGTTTATATGAATTTGTTGAAGGGGAAGAAGCTGTATCCGTTGATGGGGATATCCAAACAGTAGATCAATTAAAAGAGATGCTAATCCCAGTAACACCAACTGCTGAAAACCCAACACCATTTGTAAAACTTACTGATATTGCAAAAATCGAAACAGTTGGTAAAGTTCAATCTGTTTCACGTACGAACGGTGAAGATGCAATTGCAATCCAAATTGTTAAAGGGCAAGAGGCTAACACTGTAACCGTAGTAAATGCAGTAAAGGATTTAATGGAAGAAGAAGAAGCCAATATTGATGGTTTAGTTGTTGATTTATCTCTAGACCAAGGTAAACCAATTGAGGATTCAGTTTTCTCAATGGTTGAAAAGGCTGTATTCGGTGGATTAATCGCAGTATTAATCATTCTTTTATTCTTACGCGACTTTAAATCTACTATTATTTCGATAATCTCTATTCCAGTTTCAATCTTTATGGCTTTACTATTATTAAACTGGTTAGATATCACATTAAATATTATGACATTAGGTGCGATTACGGTTGCTATTGGTCGTGTTATCGATGACTCAATCGTAGTAGTAGAAAACATTTACCGTCGTATGCACTTAAAAGAAGAAAAACTTCGTGGCCGTGCTTTAATCCGCGAAGCAACAATTGAAATGTTTAAACCAATCCTTTCTTCTACATTAGTAACAGTGGCAGTATTTGCCCCACTTCTATTTGTAGGTGGTATGGTTGGTGAGCTGTTCATGCCGTTTGCATTAACAATGGCATTTGCATTAGGTGCATCCTTACTTGTTGCGATTACAATCGTACCGGCACTATCTCATTTCTTATTCCGTAAGAAGCTTTATGGTGAGAAAACTGAAAAAGCCCATAAAGAAGTTGGAAAACTGGCTTTATGGTATAAGGGTGTTCTAGAAAAATCGTTAAACCATAAATGGATTACATCCATTATTGCCATTGTTATATTAGTTGGTTCTCTTGCACTTACACCTTTAATAGGATTTAGTTTCATGGGTTCCGCAGAAGAAAAAGTTATGTATCTAACTTATACTCCTTCAGCAGGAGAGCTAGCTGAAGAAACAGAAACAAATATTGAAAAAGTTGAACAAGAATTATTGAAACGCGAAGATATCGATGTTCTTCAATTATCTATTACAGATGCGACTAACACAGACCCTTCTGCTATGATGATGGGTGGCGGAGGCGGTGCATTAATGTACCTAATCTTTGACCCAGATATGAAAGACTTCCCTGAAGTAAGAGAAGAGATCGAAGAGTATGTATTCAATATAGGTCAATCCGGTGAATGGAAATCGCAAAACTTCACTTCAATGTCTATGTCATCAAACGAAGTAAGCTATACACTTTATAGTGAAGATTTAGATGACTTAATGACAGCAGTTGACCAAGTTGAAAATGCTCTAGGAGAAGTTAAAAACTTGGAAGATATCACTTCTGATGCAGAAGATCCATATGTGGAAAACGTCTTTAAAGTATCTCAAGAGCATGTCCTTCAATATGGCCTTACAACTGCACAAATTGTAATGGCTTTATCAAATACAGGTTCTGATGAGGTATTAACTCAAGTTGAAAATGATGGAGATGAAATTGAAGTTATTATTCAACGTGAAGCAAAGGCTGCTCCAGAATCAGTTGACGATATTTTAAATACTGAAATTCCTACAGCTGTTGGTACAAATATGCCATTATCTGAATTAGTGGAATTAGAAAAAGGAACAACTTTAAATACTCTATCTCGTTCTGCTGGTGAATACTATGCGACAGTTTCAGGTACGATCATTGGTGATGATATTTCTGTAGCATCTGGAGAAGCGGATGAAAAAATTGCTGATCTTGATCTACCAAAAGGTGTAACAAGTGGAGTTGCCGGTGTTGCAGCAGACATGGCTGAAACATTTACACAATTAGGCGTTGCTATGATTGCCGCAATTCTTATTGTATACTTCATCCTTGTTGTAACATTTGGTGAAGGTCTAGCGCCATTTGCTATTCTATTCTCATTACCGTTTACAGTAATCGGTGCATTCATCGGTTTATTTGTAACAAACCATACAATTTCCGTTCAAGTAATGATGGGGCTATTAATGTTAATTGGTATCGTTGTAACAAATGCGATTGTATTAGTAGACCGTATTATTCATATGGAACGTGATGGAATGGTGATGCGTGAGGCGATCCTAGAAGCTGGTGCGACACGTTTACGACCAATCTTAATGACTGCTATCGCTACAATCGGAGCAATGATGCCAATGGCTCTTGGTGTTGGCGGCGGCGGTGGACTAATGTCAGCCGACCTTGCTATAACTGTAATCGGCGGTCTATTAAGTTCTACATTGTTAACATTAGTAATCGTTCCTATTGTTTACGAGCTTCTTTCTAAAATGTTAAAGAAAAATCGTAAAGATATCGAAGAAGACTAA
- a CDS encoding LysM peptidoglycan-binding domain-containing protein, with protein MLIHVVSRGETLWQIAERYDVHQSTIQQVNQLPNPNQLLIGQAIVIPTGGVLHTIQPNENLWAISRNYGVSVNTIINANQITNPDLLYTGVTLYIPPIVHIVQPGQNLFQIANLYGTSIQAILAENQLPNPNLINAGAHITIPRRKPSIEVNAYSYQKDDEAAETVNEIGNFLTIFSPFAYIIKEDGSLEPFADNSMLAAAHAKNIIPMLAITNLSVTSTGSNLAHTVLSSPEKREKLLTNVLQLMKDKGYKGLNIDFEYVRPGDRENYNQFLQLAVDRLHPQGYFVSTAVAPKTSSSQEGLLYTAHDYEAHGRIADFVILMTYEWGWRGASPQAISPINQMRRVVEYALSVIPANKIYLGFQIYARDWKIPHTKGATAETFSPQEAVRRATKFNSIIRYNETAQSPFFRYVDEQGQGHEVWFEDARSAQAKFDIVKQYNLRGISYWALGYPYPQNWALLNANFEIQKDD; from the coding sequence GTGCTTATTCATGTTGTCAGCCGTGGTGAAACACTTTGGCAGATTGCAGAACGATATGATGTACATCAGAGTACCATCCAACAAGTAAACCAATTACCGAATCCAAATCAATTATTAATTGGGCAAGCGATTGTCATTCCTACTGGTGGTGTACTTCATACTATTCAACCTAATGAAAATCTATGGGCTATTTCTCGTAATTACGGTGTTTCAGTAAATACCATTATAAATGCAAATCAAATCACTAATCCAGACCTCTTATATACAGGTGTAACACTCTATATACCGCCTATTGTTCACATTGTTCAACCTGGCCAGAACTTATTTCAAATCGCTAACCTTTACGGTACATCGATTCAAGCTATCCTCGCTGAAAATCAACTTCCAAATCCCAATCTCATTAACGCAGGCGCCCACATAACGATCCCGAGAAGAAAACCATCAATTGAAGTAAACGCCTATTCGTATCAAAAAGATGATGAGGCTGCGGAAACAGTAAATGAAATTGGAAATTTTCTTACTATTTTTAGTCCCTTTGCTTATATAATTAAAGAAGACGGGTCCCTTGAGCCATTTGCAGATAATTCAATGCTTGCTGCTGCACATGCTAAAAATATTATTCCAATGTTAGCCATTACAAATTTATCCGTAACTTCAACAGGATCAAACCTTGCTCACACGGTATTATCCAGCCCTGAAAAAAGAGAAAAATTACTTACAAATGTACTTCAACTCATGAAAGATAAAGGCTACAAAGGATTAAATATCGACTTTGAATACGTACGGCCTGGGGATCGTGAAAACTATAATCAATTTCTTCAATTGGCAGTAGACCGTTTACATCCGCAAGGGTATTTTGTTTCAACAGCAGTAGCACCGAAAACTAGTAGTTCACAAGAAGGATTATTATATACAGCACATGACTATGAGGCACATGGAAGAATTGCTGATTTTGTCATCCTTATGACTTATGAATGGGGATGGAGAGGTGCATCACCACAAGCGATTTCACCAATCAACCAAATGCGGAGAGTAGTGGAATACGCTTTATCTGTCATACCTGCTAATAAAATTTATCTAGGGTTTCAAATCTATGCAAGAGACTGGAAGATTCCACATACAAAAGGAGCTACTGCTGAAACCTTCAGTCCTCAAGAAGCTGTTCGTCGTGCTACAAAATTTAATTCGATCATCCGATACAACGAAACTGCCCAGTCGCCATTTTTCCGGTATGTTGACGAACAGGGGCAAGGTCACGAGGTTTGGTTTGAAGATGCCCGAAGCGCCCAAGCCAAATTCGACATCGTGAAACAATACAACCTTAGAGGCATCAGTTATTGGGCATTAGGCTACCCATACCCTCAAAATTGGGCATTATTAAATGCAAATTTTGAAATTCAAAAAGACGATTAA
- a CDS encoding sensor domain-containing diguanylate cyclase, which yields MWFVALGLIILLLVAIISVQYYQLAKRKEQLDYVKPLIETVKNVKDIIYYCETPQLKYRYLSPGVNQLGPNTHDEHMKNPYKILEIVHPEDREKLENKVLGKVDFSKPFTIRLLNDKGNYIWFEEYATPVYKDGKLVAVQGIFRNNDEKIKLQKQLEYEVSHDGLTNVYNRSFFQTKLGLYNKVKDVPMGIIICDLDQLKYINDNFGHQTGDRLIIEAANILTNCANEEMIIARIGGDEFAILLPNVVEEDVVTFINKVIQNLNYHNTFNESLPIHMSIGYSYIPSSIRNMECLYSEADHQMYTAKNAKKVLAKLRK from the coding sequence ATGTGGTTTGTTGCTCTTGGGTTAATCATCCTCCTTTTAGTAGCCATTATTAGTGTACAATATTACCAATTGGCTAAAAGAAAGGAGCAATTGGATTACGTAAAACCGCTTATTGAGACAGTTAAAAATGTGAAAGATATCATTTATTATTGCGAAACACCGCAATTAAAATATCGTTACTTGAGCCCGGGAGTAAATCAGTTAGGTCCCAATACGCATGATGAGCATATGAAAAATCCTTATAAAATTTTAGAAATTGTTCATCCGGAGGATCGTGAAAAGCTAGAAAACAAAGTTTTAGGAAAGGTGGATTTTAGTAAACCGTTTACTATCCGCCTTTTAAATGATAAGGGGAACTATATTTGGTTTGAGGAGTATGCAACACCGGTATATAAAGATGGAAAGTTAGTTGCAGTACAAGGAATCTTCCGAAATAATGATGAGAAGATAAAATTACAAAAACAATTGGAATATGAAGTTTCTCACGATGGATTGACAAATGTCTATAACCGTAGCTTTTTCCAAACGAAATTAGGATTATATAATAAGGTAAAGGATGTCCCGATGGGCATCATTATCTGTGATTTAGATCAACTAAAATATATTAATGATAATTTTGGACATCAAACTGGAGATAGACTGATTATTGAAGCAGCCAATATATTAACGAACTGTGCCAATGAAGAGATGATTATTGCTCGAATAGGTGGAGACGAGTTTGCAATACTCTTACCAAATGTAGTGGAGGAAGATGTTGTCACGTTTATCAATAAAGTAATTCAAAATTTGAATTATCACAATACTTTTAATGAATCCCTTCCAATTCATATGTCTATAGGGTATTCCTATATTCCCTCCTCTATAAGAAATATGGAATGCTTATATAGTGAAGCAGACCATCAAATGTACACAGCAAAGAATGCTAAAAAGGTATTAGCGAAATTAAGAAAATAA
- the tatA gene encoding twin-arginine translocase TatA/TatE family subunit, whose protein sequence is MASIGVPGLIIILVLALIIFGPSKLPQLGRAVGDTLREFKTSTKDVMDDVSEDLKMDKAKELEKIKKV, encoded by the coding sequence ATGGCAAGTATAGGCGTACCAGGATTAATAATCATTCTTGTCTTGGCATTAATTATCTTTGGACCATCAAAATTGCCGCAATTAGGTAGAGCGGTTGGTGATACGCTAAGAGAGTTTAAAACATCCACGAAAGATGTAATGGATGATGTATCCGAGGACTTGAAGATGGATAAAGCAAAAGAGTTAGAAAAAATTAAAAAAGTATAA
- a CDS encoding TetR/AcrR family transcriptional regulator, with protein sequence MVKKQLIMEKSLELFAENGFEATSVQQITERCGISKGAFYLYFKSKDELIYSLIDQFMTGILTDLEQAVSETQSREELLYNFLNIALGEFQKQANFAKFFITEQVLSYNKDLFERMQNYMAMFNRIIYSIVERQFAQTPSKMYLDLVFTINGLVKSYSELFIIDDYKLNLNLLCRSIVEKVTIIAEKATIQIVTPEYLSYINKVPKLTKEQLIELINTIQAEILDDALVEESLQLLKEDLHEPTLSRVVLEGLLKNIKEHEHCKWCAYLYQKFLQNEN encoded by the coding sequence TTGGTAAAAAAACAACTCATAATGGAGAAATCGCTAGAGTTGTTTGCTGAAAACGGTTTTGAAGCAACATCGGTACAGCAGATAACAGAGCGATGTGGGATATCAAAGGGAGCTTTCTATTTATATTTCAAATCTAAGGATGAGCTTATTTATAGTTTAATTGACCAGTTTATGACTGGTATTCTAACAGATCTTGAACAGGCAGTCAGTGAGACGCAATCACGTGAGGAGCTGTTATATAATTTTCTAAACATCGCATTAGGTGAATTCCAAAAACAAGCGAATTTTGCTAAGTTTTTTATAACAGAGCAAGTACTATCCTATAATAAGGATCTTTTTGAAAGAATGCAGAATTACATGGCCATGTTCAATAGAATAATTTATTCAATTGTTGAAAGACAATTTGCACAGACGCCATCGAAAATGTACTTAGATTTAGTATTTACTATTAATGGTTTAGTCAAAAGCTATTCGGAATTATTCATAATTGATGATTATAAGTTGAATTTAAATTTGTTATGTAGGTCAATTGTTGAAAAGGTTACGATTATTGCTGAAAAAGCAACAATCCAAATCGTTACACCGGAGTATTTATCCTATATAAATAAAGTCCCTAAACTAACAAAGGAACAATTGATTGAACTAATAAATACTATACAGGCAGAGATTCTAGATGATGCACTTGTTGAAGAATCTTTACAATTATTAAAAGAGGATTTACATGAGCCGACATTAAGCAGAGTCGTGCTTGAAGGGTTGTTAAAAAATATAAAAGAGCATGAACATTGTAAATGGTGTGCCTATCTTTACCAAAAATTTTTACAAAACGAGAACTAA
- the chrA gene encoding chromate efflux transporter, which yields MNSNQRSTSFKALFEIFKVSTKLGFTSFGGPTAHLGYFHGEYIQRKKWIDEKAYAELVALCQFLPGPASSQVGIGIGVIRGGILGGVISFLGFTMPSVIALIIFALLVQGLDVSDAGWIHGLKIVAVAVVAHAILGMAKNLTPDLSRKAIAIFAIAFVLLWPVAFAQVSVIVLAGVLGYFLFRQVNEENATSLTFPITKKLGAFCITLFFGLLIFLPILRELTSFRLVAMFDSFYRAGALVFGGGHVVLPLLEREFVPTGFISEEAFLAGYGATQAVPGPMFTFAAYIGAVMDGWLGGILATAAIFLPAFLLVFGALPFWNALRKNGKMKGAFMGMNAAVVGILISALYDPIFTSAIIKPLDFVLAVLLFSMLTYWKMAPWIIVITGIVGGMIISLI from the coding sequence ATGAATTCAAATCAAAGATCAACTTCGTTTAAAGCTTTATTTGAGATATTTAAAGTTTCAACAAAACTAGGTTTTACATCCTTTGGTGGACCAACAGCACATCTAGGTTATTTTCATGGAGAATATATTCAGAGAAAAAAATGGATTGATGAAAAAGCGTATGCAGAGCTGGTTGCTCTATGCCAATTTTTACCTGGTCCTGCCAGCAGTCAGGTAGGAATTGGCATTGGTGTAATAAGAGGTGGTATCTTAGGAGGCGTTATATCGTTTTTAGGATTTACTATGCCATCCGTCATTGCATTAATTATCTTTGCATTGCTTGTACAAGGTTTAGATGTCAGTGATGCAGGGTGGATACATGGGCTCAAAATTGTGGCTGTTGCGGTGGTAGCTCATGCCATTTTAGGAATGGCGAAAAATTTAACACCTGATTTATCGCGAAAGGCCATTGCCATCTTTGCTATAGCTTTTGTCTTGTTATGGCCAGTAGCATTCGCACAAGTATCTGTCATTGTACTAGCAGGGGTATTGGGGTACTTTCTTTTTCGACAAGTAAATGAGGAAAATGCTACTAGCTTAACATTTCCTATTACCAAGAAATTGGGTGCTTTCTGTATTACGTTATTTTTTGGTCTATTGATTTTCCTTCCAATTCTAAGAGAGTTAACTTCTTTCCGGTTGGTGGCAATGTTTGATAGCTTTTATCGGGCAGGGGCTCTTGTTTTTGGAGGTGGACATGTGGTGCTACCTTTACTAGAGCGGGAGTTTGTACCAACGGGATTCATTAGTGAAGAAGCATTTTTAGCCGGGTACGGAGCTACACAAGCAGTACCGGGTCCCATGTTTACCTTTGCAGCATATATAGGAGCTGTCATGGATGGTTGGCTAGGAGGTATTCTTGCAACAGCAGCAATCTTTTTACCAGCATTTTTACTTGTTTTTGGGGCATTACCCTTTTGGAATGCACTACGTAAAAATGGAAAAATGAAGGGGGCATTCATGGGCATGAATGCTGCGGTAGTAGGGATATTAATCTCTGCTCTATATGATCCAATCTTCACATCTGCAATCATTAAACCATTGGATTTTGTTTTGGCTGTTTTACTATTCAGTATGCTGACTTACTGGAAGATGGCCCCCTGGATTATTGTAATAACCGGCATTGTAGGTGGAATGATAATATCTCTTATATAA
- the tatC gene encoding twin-arginine translocase subunit TatC — protein sequence MKEENELTLVEHLEELRKRVIIVAVTLVLSLLIGFWFAPKTLNLIKDQPTAQGVDWNLFGYTDGLMIYVKCALILGILITLPIALWQIWLFVKPGLNEREAKGTIFYIPISFFLFLIGISFSYFILFPLMLNFLSNVNVSIGAIETYGIQQYFSLLFNLTIPVGLVFELPVVILFLTNIGVMTPNKLRKMRKVAYFILIIVGVSISPPDFISDIVIIIPLLLLFEISISVSSWAEKKRKERELSYSDNGELT from the coding sequence ATGAAAGAAGAAAATGAATTAACGCTCGTAGAACATTTAGAAGAATTAAGAAAAAGGGTAATTATAGTTGCAGTCACGTTAGTCTTATCACTTCTTATTGGATTTTGGTTTGCGCCAAAAACGTTAAATCTTATTAAAGACCAGCCAACAGCTCAAGGAGTTGATTGGAATCTATTTGGGTACACAGATGGATTAATGATTTATGTGAAGTGTGCACTCATCTTGGGTATTTTGATTACACTTCCTATTGCCTTGTGGCAGATATGGCTGTTTGTAAAACCAGGATTAAATGAGCGGGAAGCAAAGGGGACAATTTTTTATATTCCTATCTCGTTTTTCTTATTTTTAATAGGGATTAGTTTTAGTTATTTTATTTTGTTTCCTTTAATGCTCAACTTCCTTTCTAACGTAAATGTTTCGATTGGTGCTATCGAAACCTATGGGATTCAGCAATATTTCTCCTTGCTATTTAATCTCACGATTCCAGTTGGACTTGTATTTGAGTTGCCAGTGGTCATTCTATTTTTAACGAACATAGGAGTCATGACACCAAATAAATTACGGAAAATGCGAAAAGTTGCTTACTTTATTTTGATAATTGTAGGCGTTTCCATTTCTCCACCAGATTTTATTTCAGATATTGTCATCATTATTCCGCTATTGCTGCTATTTGAAATAAGCATCAGCGTTTCTAGCTGGGCAGAAAAGAAGAGGAAAGAAAGGGAACTATCTTACTCTGATAATGGTGAATTAACTTAA
- the pgeF gene encoding peptidoglycan editing factor PgeF, whose amino-acid sequence MSLKYYLDNNQFLAGTTLKDEKSPEQNNMALHVCENPMNIIENRQKLASSLNCDINDFVCANQTHSANVHQVTLEDKGRGALRTDDAVANTDALYTFESNTLLCTFTADCVPVIFYNEENGLTGVIHSGWQGTVKEITLKVFQQIIEKHQSNPKDINVILGPALSQEKFEVDADVYEKFAALEYANDFMYFNEETNKYHIDNQLTVKKQCELAGIPSENILIDQTCTFQSDEGFSYRQDKRSGRHLSFIIRKEN is encoded by the coding sequence ATGAGCTTAAAATATTACTTAGACAATAATCAATTTTTGGCAGGGACAACACTAAAGGATGAAAAAAGTCCTGAACAGAATAATATGGCACTTCATGTATGTGAAAATCCCATGAATATCATTGAAAATCGCCAAAAACTCGCTTCTTCTTTAAATTGTGATATCAATGATTTCGTTTGTGCGAATCAAACGCATAGCGCAAACGTTCATCAGGTCACTTTAGAAGATAAAGGACGGGGAGCTCTAAGAACGGATGATGCAGTTGCAAACACAGATGCACTTTATACATTTGAATCCAATACATTGCTCTGTACATTTACGGCTGATTGTGTTCCTGTAATTTTCTATAATGAAGAAAATGGACTTACAGGGGTTATTCATTCGGGATGGCAGGGGACTGTTAAGGAAATTACGCTAAAAGTATTTCAACAAATTATTGAAAAACATCAAAGTAATCCAAAGGATATTAATGTAATCCTTGGACCGGCCCTTAGCCAGGAGAAATTTGAAGTAGATGCAGATGTATATGAAAAGTTTGCAGCACTTGAATATGCAAATGACTTTATGTATTTTAACGAAGAGACAAATAAATACCATATCGATAATCAATTAACCGTTAAAAAACAATGTGAATTAGCAGGGATTCCGTCAGAAAATATACTCATTGATCAAACATGCACATTTCAAAGTGATGAAGGGTTCTCTTATCGACAAGATAAAAGGAGCGGCAGACATTTAAGCTTTATTATTCGAAAAGAGAACTGA
- a CDS encoding amino acid permease, with protein MSNLFRKKQIGDLLNKREGTQLKQTLGAFDLIMLGVGAIVGTGIFILPGTVAATHAGPAIVFSFIIAAFVCALAGMCYSEFSSAIPVTGSAYTYGYIVFGEIIAWLVGWALVLEYGLAAASVATGWSSYLTSLLEGLNITIPHSLSGPFDPAGGTYINLPAVLIVLAISYLLSRGMQESAKINKIMVFVKVGVILLFIIVGVFYVKPDNWQPFMPFGFDGVLAGAALVFFAFLGFDAVSSAAEEVKNPQRNLPIGIIGSLLVCSLLYITISLVMTGIAPYTELNVSNPVSFVIQLVGQDWIAGVISLGAVTGMMTVILVMLYGGSRLLFAIARDGLLPKMLYKVNPKNQTPVLNTWIFGFAVAFCAGFIPLNKLAELVNMGTLLAFMIVSIGVLYLRKNKEIPSGGFKVPLFPVLPIISFFACLFLITQLSIHTWIACGTWFVIGLIFYFIYGRKNSKLNH; from the coding sequence TTGTCGAATTTATTTAGAAAAAAACAGATTGGTGATTTATTAAACAAGAGAGAAGGCACTCAGCTTAAACAAACGTTAGGGGCTTTTGATTTAATCATGCTCGGCGTAGGGGCAATTGTTGGGACAGGAATTTTCATACTTCCGGGAACTGTCGCTGCAACACACGCTGGTCCAGCTATTGTCTTTTCCTTCATCATTGCAGCTTTTGTTTGTGCTTTAGCTGGAATGTGTTATTCCGAATTCTCTTCTGCTATCCCAGTTACGGGGAGTGCTTATACATATGGATACATTGTATTTGGCGAGATTATCGCGTGGCTTGTAGGTTGGGCACTTGTATTAGAATACGGTTTAGCCGCTGCCTCGGTTGCAACTGGCTGGTCTTCTTATTTAACTTCTTTGTTAGAAGGACTTAATATTACGATTCCACACAGTTTGTCCGGGCCATTTGATCCTGCAGGTGGAACATATATTAACTTACCAGCTGTACTAATCGTTTTAGCTATTTCTTATTTGCTTTCACGAGGCATGCAGGAATCTGCGAAAATCAATAAAATTATGGTTTTTGTTAAAGTTGGAGTAATTCTTCTCTTTATCATTGTTGGGGTATTTTATGTGAAGCCTGATAATTGGCAACCATTTATGCCATTTGGTTTTGATGGTGTCTTAGCTGGTGCCGCTTTAGTGTTCTTTGCTTTCTTAGGATTTGATGCTGTCTCTTCTGCAGCAGAAGAAGTAAAAAATCCACAAAGAAACTTACCAATTGGAATTATCGGTTCATTATTAGTTTGTTCACTGCTTTATATTACAATTTCTTTAGTAATGACCGGAATTGCTCCTTATACAGAGTTAAACGTAAGCAATCCTGTGAGCTTTGTAATTCAACTTGTTGGTCAGGATTGGATTGCGGGGGTTATTTCTTTAGGTGCTGTAACAGGGATGATGACAGTAATCCTTGTCATGCTATATGGCGGATCACGACTTCTTTTCGCGATCGCTCGAGACGGTCTACTTCCTAAAATGCTGTATAAAGTAAACCCTAAAAATCAAACTCCAGTATTAAATACTTGGATTTTTGGTTTTGCGGTTGCTTTTTGTGCCGGATTTATTCCGTTAAATAAACTAGCAGAGTTAGTTAATATGGGCACATTACTTGCCTTTATGATTGTTTCGATTGGTGTGCTCTACTTAAGAAAAAACAAGGAGATTCCATCAGGTGGCTTTAAGGTTCCATTGTTCCCAGTGCTTCCAATCATATCGTTCTTTGCTTGTCTATTTTTAATTACACAATTATCAATTCATACGTGGATTGCTTGTGGTACCTGGTTTGTGATTGGGTTAATCTTCTATTTCATCTATGGACGAAAAAACAGTAAATTAAATCATTAA